The stretch of DNA GACGTTTGTAGAATAAAACCGATTTGTTGCATCCGTACACGCGCTAACGCTTTTTCATTTAAATTCGATAATTTTTGATGACCGATCGTAATCTCACCAGACGTTGGCTGTTGTAGCGCACCCGCCATTGTCAAAAATGTACTTTTTCCAGACCCTGATGGCCCGACAATCGCAATCAATTCACCTTCATTGAAATGTAGCGTCGTTGCCTTCACCGCTTCGATCTGATGGTTGCCATCTTGGAATACTTTCGTTACTTCTTGGAACTTCAACATTTCAAAAACCTCCTACCCTATCGCAATCAGCGGATCTATTTTTCTGATGGTTAAAATCGAAAACAAACTTCCTAATAAAGAGACGAAGATTAGTATGAGTCCGAAAACACTTAAATGAAACCAATCAAATTGAATCGGTACTGCTGAAGGCAATAAACGCGCCGTTAATAAAGTGAGAAGTAACCCTATGCCTGTGCCTATCAATGCTAAAATCAAAGTTTGTGCCATCACAACGCGGGCTAAATCCCCATTTGTAAAACCTTGTGCTTTTAAAACACCAAACAAAGTGACTTTTTGTAATGTCATCACATACAAAAATACCGCAATCACCGTTGCTGAAATCGCAAATAAAAAGCTGATCATAAAATTCAATGTTAAATTTTGTGCTTTGTATCCGGGTAGCCCTTCAATAAATGTATCGATATCAATGATTTCAAGCTGTGAATTTAGTTTATGTTGGTTCCAATCCTTATCTTTAACGACCACCGCATTGATTTGTGGATCTGCTAATGTAGGGTTAATGCCTTCAATGGTTTGAGCGTTTCCGAATAAAACAGCTGCAGCATTAAATTTCGCTGATTGACTAAAACCGACAATCGTGAGCGTTTCATTCGATTGTGATAAAGATAAATGATCGCCTATTTTAAACCCTTTTTCTTTCAATGTGCGATCTGCCACAACTTCGTGACGCTTTTCAAACAAACGGCCTTCTATTAATTTGGGTATCATCCAAGCTTGTGGCTCTGTCCCGTATAGTAATACATTGTCTTTAATTTTCCCATTCGATATAATGACCCTTGTTTCTTTTAAACTCACTTGTTGATCAAACTTACCGTCGACCCATGCTTTGTTAAAACGTGATTGTTCGATCGTTCGATTGGCATTCTTATTTAAAACAATCGCATTTGCATGCCACTGTTGAATGCCTTCTGTGTTCATGTTAATCAATCCTTTTGCTAATCCTGAAAGTAAAAATAATAAATAACTAATCAAGACAAGAATCCCAATAATCAAACTAAATTTAAGTCGATTGCGTCTAATTTCATGCCATGCTAAAAACATCGATTCCCTCCTCATTTGTGCCTGATATGACCATATTCCCTTTATCTACGATTTCTAAGCGCATGCGTCAAACGCACACTGAATAATCGCGGTATTGACGACACCGATGATCGCCCTTTTCACAAAAAACGGCGTGCGACAAAGTGAGCATTTTTCCATCTCCACTTCGACACACGCCTACATTTTTCTATCTTTTATCATGTTTCAATTCAAATCAGTAAAATCCCACATAAGACTACGATAATCAATGAAGTCACCATTTGGCGTAAAATCATACGACATCCTTCTCGAATGCCTAACTGACGTAGTACCATTGTCATTGTAACGGAGCATGCCGTAAACGTTGAGCTAAAAAAGACCAGCACTAACAATTGTATGGCAGATACTTTTTGAATGATACTGCCGTGATCCAGATTGAACAACAACATGCCATCTTTACGAATCATTGAGAATAAGAGTCCCGGTGATAATTCATGTGGCAACTGTAATAAGTTCAAAATAGGAATAAATAATTGTGACACACCTTCAAGTAAAGGCGTTAACGCCAAACTACTTGCGAGAAAGCAAATGGCAATAAATATCGGCAAAGCTTGTAAAATAAACATCCGAACACTACCCCACATTTCGAAAACCGTACGACGAAATGAGGGCCATACGAGCGTTTGACGTTGAAGGGGTTGCATGGGAATCAAGGCAGTTGAAGTCGTCGGATACCATAGTCGATTGTGAATCACACCGCCGATTAACACCAACGCGATATACGGCAAAAACAACCAGGATTGATGCGCAACGTTAAATATTGATAATGTCGCTCCAATTTGATAACTACAAGACGTCCCAAAACTAATGAGGCTCATACAACGCGCCTTCGTACAGTGATGACATTGATGTCCGGCTTGTACGATGGCTGCTGCATTACAACCGAATCCTTCTAACACTGGAATGATATCTGTCCCCGCAAGTCCTACTTTTCGCATCGTCGGCGTGATTGCCCAAATGATTGTCGGTTTCAGATGACTCTGATTGATCAGTGCAGTCGATAAACTTAGCAAGACGACGACCGGCAAAGCCCAAACCAAAGAGTAGGTGCCTAGCGATAAAACACCGTAATCCCCGAATAATAGTGCCTGTACGAGCGACGCTTCAAATACCGGTGCTTGAGCGATACGCGTGATCCACGGTGCGATATAGTGATTTTGAAACCACTCTGAAAAATGGTACGCCCCATAGACCGGTAACGCAAACATCCCGAAAATGCATAGCCAACCGAGGACAGTTTGTAATAACGTCGGTCGCTGCGCTTGCTGTTCGTGCCAAAATAATTGTAACTGTCGCACGATATATTGCGTTTGTTCGTGATGAGAGGGGACAGGATGTTTCAAAGACACTTCTAAACGATGTTTGATGATCCAGCGTTTTAACGCTTGTTGTTCAACGGGATCCAATTTGTTCCAACCACATAATTGAAGCTGGTGCGGTCCTTGTGGAATCGGCGTCACTCGACCACTGAACAAATCGTACACCACCGTTAACATGAACAATCCACTTCACAGCAACGATAATCATCTAAATACATTTGATTATCACGATACCGTTCTATGCACGCTGTGTCGACTGTCAATTGTTCACGCTCCATGACAGCACGCGTTAATACTGCAAAACGCGCTCTAAATTTATAAATATAGCACAAAATAGCTTCGGCATGACGCACGGTTGCACCAATTAAAAATACATTCGGATAACGTGTGGATTCATCCAGATCCGTTAAGCGTACTTCCCCTTCCTGTACAGTGAACAGTTGCTGAACAAGCGGATTTTGTGTCACATCAAACCCCGTTGCGATAATCGGTTCGGTTTGACTGTAGACCACCGCACCATGTTCAAAGTGAATTTCATACTGCTGATGACGATAAACAATCGACTCTGCACGATAGTTCACGTTGATTTCAATTTCTTTTCCTTGTTCCAGAACGTCTCTTAAACGTT from Staphylococcus lutrae encodes:
- a CDS encoding ABC transporter permease, whose amino-acid sequence is MFLAWHEIRRNRLKFSLIIGILVLISYLLFLLSGLAKGLINMNTEGIQQWHANAIVLNKNANRTIEQSRFNKAWVDGKFDQQVSLKETRVIISNGKIKDNVLLYGTEPQAWMIPKLIEGRLFEKRHEVVADRTLKEKGFKIGDHLSLSQSNETLTIVGFSQSAKFNAAAVLFGNAQTIEGINPTLADPQINAVVVKDKDWNQHKLNSQLEIIDIDTFIEGLPGYKAQNLTLNFMISFLFAISATVIAVFLYVMTLQKVTLFGVLKAQGFTNGDLARVVMAQTLILALIGTGIGLLLTLLTARLLPSAVPIQFDWFHLSVFGLILIFVSLLGSLFSILTIRKIDPLIAIG
- a CDS encoding nucleoside recognition domain-containing protein gives rise to the protein MLTVVYDLFSGRVTPIPQGPHQLQLCGWNKLDPVEQQALKRWIIKHRLEVSLKHPVPSHHEQTQYIVRQLQLFWHEQQAQRPTLLQTVLGWLCIFGMFALPVYGAYHFSEWFQNHYIAPWITRIAQAPVFEASLVQALLFGDYGVLSLGTYSLVWALPVVVLLSLSTALINQSHLKPTIIWAITPTMRKVGLAGTDIIPVLEGFGCNAAAIVQAGHQCHHCTKARCMSLISFGTSCSYQIGATLSIFNVAHQSWLFLPYIALVLIGGVIHNRLWYPTTSTALIPMQPLQRQTLVWPSFRRTVFEMWGSVRMFILQALPIFIAICFLASSLALTPLLEGVSQLFIPILNLLQLPHELSPGLLFSMIRKDGMLLFNLDHGSIIQKVSAIQLLVLVFFSSTFTACSVTMTMVLRQLGIREGCRMILRQMVTSLIIVVLCGILLI